In Portunus trituberculatus isolate SZX2019 chromosome 44, ASM1759143v1, whole genome shotgun sequence, a single window of DNA contains:
- the LOC123518800 gene encoding uncharacterized protein LOC123518800 isoform X2 encodes MSNYLFLKRMGREETFHLPPDKEKILIGRSPACDINFPSVYISRQHCQILRIPSGALVLKNIKNTNCTYINELKLQNTDVSAELQVGSCIGLGVPLEYATGAGMQNKDFVFLKLESSQPANETWNNARPENINAQIPPVSDASHPDDPGETATRQHDAVGSVEVSKPNSPASVACLEKLRLHLLSFKDNWKSESVPNQGVCSTSQVGPDVSKQDEKSQMPTTANNTLHMKDKASLSEVGLDTIRPPENKIKNIHPSEPDPRKLDNFPPPVQSIDSSLEPRQGLLEEDKSCIQADDSKMDVASSCKNLITEAEESHSPIHIDLTQADPDSPTSKIPMETHKGSFVSLLSSDEDCIFDDLLHMRSSLQSESKEVSGKRKRPSCVEPSSNISVTDNGEESSMKKKKRSLSLHSGMESDDESLFWKDGGIDELLEHNKRNKDNMNKNESNKVTEGNSGDHEMAHETKSTKNSTDVLMLSDDDDDNDLFLYKKKITDRKPDNSSQSKEKNDSESVILNTKNQKNLKRTISRTSSQESSSDNEPVTMRKTNKTRLIIESSDSDSDFEHVPCKRNSETLQNQKLKKVSVQLTRISFKVGSPSDASGACFSLKGASTSKSNNKENLLGNGKNQSSETCTGKKKPSLTLKKASHSNKGEEVKTQNITKEKRDGVQKERASDSSSSADLEKRNQLMESDKNFSKSNSGEIRKLNKQDSVEVKVEIPTDVKIKTEPLTSCDQENNYEKHEEKRDDDFMYSQVGDEIWLSSDEEGGSLPSGGAPVSPDADIIFMGEDEQPGFTVKEEPVEREEDCSGDVNKNDQWFSVLSQSFLEISDDEEEKDNEIYKEIAENAGESEAKPGPSGVSEHLPDSEGEEEWWPVLSQGFFDDDEEEEDNRKENAESNSKIELDTRDEPRTANINNLQSVVDKLKKAPPRTSQLTEAKIPVQHHGRKSRKERSNSTEVADVYPSTSENVKQAKISKKQYKSKDAGKVRNQHKQNKNSDLRKNLTSKYNLEPYKSTLEHRTKEKHHLVEKSETSMLPPLHSAVDKKSKVPPLDPAVNSKTLDPKSRKNISIQKKSKSADVSTEDKPRPKVVAKVTKKTRSEKLTDVDLFSFPSKTTSKQKNFKIPKSSNNGASCSSKSSKMAGSGLVLNRKKDVEVEISKKKDVEAESSRTKDTEAETSCGRSGNLSNDTLPGVPILSTSAARTNNNPVDKIGEINRGIMKINLKKSKPKSVRFPEKEEDLVKVLLISPRKKMERTGLPCVRASEMLPEELKLQRQNIPPYFMELFIHHICHWNYDWLECYHHAQEKYKAGALKGIPSPPPVVESTNCPILILYNSYNDYRETHSNLFYLELWEKIYNDWTKCRSSSNNFQALIEYVQPAFIRTKTCVLKFWAIKLVVAIPAKQGGHNHSFRQGTLISLKIRKEGKRSIIFGYVDHVMVNRSPAQNQVSSQMGPNLTLGVRVVKEIIQIGTVIAINDISYIRPNCRVWETLQKLPLSPLCKDILSPAPEAFSCDKKTEYLVKELPLNEAQRRAVTEVSSKCMFDPFVPKISLIHGPPGTGKTSTIVALITQMAMIGRKFVPVKMPRCKVLICAPSNAAVDELTLRLINLRDIGQSLRVVRVGFRSNDHPVVRNYALDQFVNKQVQMELSSPRTESARQELLRRKILVEQVVEDLERARREQRLNEVRQLEVRLNEMARAKAELERSFVNQPSAYEKHQLHQKWQQEFLLKAEVVATTLNSCVSGTIGDVLTRYPNHFTCCIVDEAGQCQETETLLPLLFGIRKLVLVGDHHQLPALVLSQLAQSKNLKKSLFERLHHRLVLELQREDVVNMLNVQYRMHPQIAEWPAYYFYQNKLRSEVTQPNTIFNPYMMFDLQTSQEQRHQNMELYNPAEASLVCLLLEVMQPHLVGKTIGVITPYQRQKFHLEEKLSRLKGKMNISINTIDGFQGQERDVIVLSFVRANNTASIGFLSHRQRLNVALTRAKEVCYIIASFSSLECNREWNSLINNARKRKVVCTIRSKEENDKAFIKNAITNKASV; translated from the exons ATGTCCAACTATTTATTTCTGAAGCGtatgggaagagaagaaacgtTTCATCTGCCGCCTGACAAAGAGAAG ATACTGATTGGTCGCAGTCCAGCATGTGACATCAATTTTCCCAGTGTCTATATCTCCAGACAGCATTGCCAAATATTACGTATTCCCAGTGGTGCTCTTGTTCTTAAAAACATAAAG AATACCAACTGCACATACATAAATGAATTAAAGCTGCAAAATACAGATGTCTCAGCAGAGCTGCAAGTTGGTTCTTGCATTGGCCTTGGTGTGCCTCTTGAGTATGCCACAGGGGCTGGCATGCAAAACAAGGACTTTGTGTTCCTTAAACTTGAGAGTTCACAGCCAGCAAATGAAACATGG AATAATGCAAGACCAGAGAACATAAATGCTCAGATACCACCTGTGTCTGATGCCTCACATCCTGATGACCCGGGTGAGACAGCTACTCGTCAGCATGATGCTGTGGGGAGTGTTGAAGTGTCTAAGCCAAACAGTCCGGCATCTGTGGCATGCTTGGAGAAGTTGAGGCTACACCTACTCTCATTTAAGGATAATTGGAAGTCAGAGTCTGTACCTAATCAGGGTGTCTGTTCTACATCTCAAGTTGGACCAGATGTGTCAAAACAGGATGAGAAATCACAAATGCCCACCACTGCCAATAATACATTGCACATGAAAGATAAGGCTTCACTGAGTGAAGTGGGGCTTGATACTATAAGACCaccagaaaataagataaaaaatattcaTCCCTCTGAACCTGATCCAAGGAAACTTGATAATTTTCCTCCCCCTGTGCAAAGCATTGATTCCAGCCTTGAACCTAGGCAGGGTCTCTTAGAGGAAGACAAATCTTGTATACAAGCAGATGATAGTAAAATGGATGTAGCTTCAAGTTGTAAAAATTTGATAACTGAAGCTGAAGAATCCCATTCTCCCATTCATATTGATTTGACACAGGCAGACCCAGACTCTCCCACAAGTAAGATCCCAATGGAAACTCATAAAGGCAGTTTTGTTTCACTCCTTTCATCTGATGAAGATTGTATTTTTGATGACTTGTTACATATGAGGAGTTCATTACAAAGTGAAAGCAAAGAAGtctctggaaaaagaaagagaccaTCATGTGTAGAACCTTCCAGTAATATAAGTGTGACTGACAATGGTGAGGAAAGctccatgaagaaaaagaagaggtcaTTATCATTACACAGTGGTATGGAAAGTGATGATGAATCCCTATTTTGGAAGGATGGTGGTATTGATGAATTGCTAGagcataataaaagaaataaggataataTGAACAAAAATGAATCAAATAAAGTTACAGAGGGTAATAGTGGTGATCATGAAATGGCCCATGAAACAAAAAGTACCAAGAATTCAACTGATGTCTTGATgctcagtgatgatgatgatgataatgatttgtttttgtataagaaaaagataactgATAGAAAACCCGATAACTCAAgtcaaagtaaagagaaaaatgacagtGAATCAGTAATACTTAAcacaaaaaatcagaaaaactTAAAAAGAACTATTTCCAGAACATCCTCGCAGGAAAGTAGCAGTGATAATGAACCAGTAACAATgagaaaaactaacaaaactCGACTCATCATTGAAAGTTCAGATAGTGACTCAGATTTTGAGCATGTTCCTTgtaaaagaaacagtgaaaCTCTTCAAAACCAGAAACTTAAAAAGGTTTCAGTTCAGTTAACTAGAATCTCATTTAAGGTTGGCAGCCCTTCAGATGCCTCAGGAGCTTGTTTCTCTTTAAAAGGTGCCTCtacaagtaaaagtaacaataaagaGAATCTTCTGGGAAATGGAAAGAACCAGTCTTCCGAGACGTGCACCGGAAAGAAAAAACCTTCTCTCACTTTGAAAAAGGCAAGTCATTCTAACAAAGGTGAAGAAGTAAAGACTCAAAACATCaccaaagaaaagagagatggagtgcAGAAAGAAAGAGCATCAGACTCTTCAAGTTCTGCAGatttagagaaaagaaatcaacTGATGGAGAGTGACAAAAATTTCTCTAAATCCAATTCAGGGGAAATCCGAAAGTTAAATAAACAAGATTCAGTAGAGGTCAAGGTTGAGATACCAACAGATgttaaaataaaaactgaaccTTTAACATCATGTGACCaggaaaataattatgaaaaacatgaagagaaaagagatgatgatTTCATGTACTCTCAGGTGGGTGATGAAATATGGCTATCTAGTGATGAAGAAGGTGGTTCTCTTCCATCAGGTGGTGCCCCTGTTAGCCCTGATGCAGACATCATCTTTATGGGTGAAGATGAACAACCAGGTTTCACTGTGAAAGAGGAACCTgttgaaagggaagaagattgCAGTGGTGATGTAAATAAGAATGACCAGTGGTTTTCTGTTCTTTCACAGTCATTTCTGGAGATTtctgatgatgaggaagagaaagataacgaGATTTATAAAGAAATTGCTGAGAATGCAGGAGAATCTGAAGCCAAACCTGGACCCAGTGGAGTTAGTGAGCATTTGCctgatagtgaaggtgaagaggagtggtggcCAGTGCTTTCACAGGGattttttgatgatgatgaagaggaagaagacaacaggaaagaaaatgcagagagTAACAGCAAAATTGAGTTGGATACAAGAGATGAACCAAGGACTGCTAACATCAATAATCTTCAGTCTGTTGTAGACAAATTGAAGAAGGCACCTCCCCGGACTTCACAGTTGACTGAAGCTAAAATTCCTGTGCAACACCATGGAAGAAAgtctagaaaggaaaggagtaataGTACAGAAGTAGCAGATGTTTATCCGTCTACTTCAGAGAATGTCAAACAGGCAAAGATTAGTAAAAAACAATACAAGTCTAAAGAtgcaggaaaagtaagaaaccaacacaaacagaacaaaaaCTCAGACTTGAGGAAAAATTTGACTTCAAAATATAACTTGGAGCCATATAAAAGTACCTTAGAGCACAGGACCAAAGAAAAGCATCATCTTGTTGAGAAGAGTGAGACATCCATGTTGCCTCCTCTACATTCTGCTGTAGACAAGAAATCAAAGGTGCCTCCTCTAGATCCTGCTGTAAATAGTAAAACATTAGATCCTAAATCTAGAAAAAATATTTCCATCCAGAAGAAGAGTAAATCTGCTGACGTGAGCACAGAGGATAAGCCTCGTCCAAAGGTGGTCGCTAAAGTTACTAAAAAGACACGTTCTGAAAAACTCACCGATGttgatctgttttcttttccatcaaaAACAACTTCAAAACAGAAAAACTTTAAGATTCCAAAGTCTTCCAATAATGGAGCTTCTTGTTCTTCCAAGAGCAGTAAAATGGCTGGAAGTGGCTTGGttcttaatagaaaaaaagatgtagaAGTAGAAATCAGTAAGAAAAAAGATGTAGAAGCAGAAAGCAGTAGAACAAAAGATACAGAAGCAGAGACCAGTTGTGGTAGATCTGGAAATCTTTCAAATGATACTCTTCCTGGAGTACCAATTTTATCCACATCTGCAGCTCGTACAAACAATAATCCAGTAGACAAGATTGGTGAAATTAATAGAGGTATAATGAAGATTAACTTGAAGAAATCCAAACCTAAAAGTGTTCGCTTTcctgagaaagaagaggatctAGTCAAAGTGCTTTTGATATCTCCccgaaagaagatggagagaacaGGTCTACCATGTGTGAGGGCAAGTGAGATGTTACCTGAAGAACTGAAACTTCAAAGGCAAAACATTCCTCCCTACTTCATGGAGCTGTTTATCCATCACATTTGCCACTGGAATTATGATTGGCTGGAATGTTACCATCATGCTCAAGAGAAATACAAGGCTGGTGCTTTAAAAGgaatcccttcaccaccaccagtagttgAAAGTACAAATTGCCCAATACTTATCCTTTATAATTCATACAATGACTATAGAGAAACACACAGTAACCTCTTTTATCTTGAGCTTTGGGAGAAGATCTATAATGATTGGACCAAATGTAGGTCCAGTAGTAACAATTTTCAGGCCCTAATTGAGTATGTGCAGCCAGCTTTCATCCGGACCAAAACATGTGTATTAAAGTTTTGGGCCATTAAGTTAGTGGTTGCAATTCCAGCAAAACAAGGTGGCCATAATCACAGTTTTCGACAGGGAACTTTGATTTCCCTTAAAATTCGCAAGGAAGGTAAAAGGAGTATTATTTTTGGTTATGTTGATCATGTAATGGTAAATAGAAGTCCAGCACAGAATCAGGTATCTTCCCAGATGGGACCTAACCTCACACTTGGAGTCAGAGTTGTCAAGGAAATAATTCAAATTGGCACAGTAATTGCAATCAATGACATTTCTTACATTCGTCCTAATTGTCGAGTTTGGGAGACCCTCCAGAAGCTACCTCTGTCTCCTTTGTGTAAAGATATTCTCTCTCCAGCTCCTGAAGCATTCTCCTGTGATAAGAAGACTGAATATCTGGTGAAAGAATTACCACTTAATGAGGCACAAAGAAGAGCTGTAACTGAAGTAAGCAGCAAGTGCATGTTTGATCCCTTTGTGCCAAAGATAAGCCTTATCCATGGTCCTCCAGGAACGGGCAAGACCAGCACCATTGTTGCTCTGATTACTCAAATGGCAATGATTGGAAGGAAGTTTGTACCAGTAAAGATGCCACGATGTAAGGTGTTGATATGTGCTCCATCTAATGCAGCAGTAGATGAGTTGACTCTGAGACTCATCAACTTGCGGGATATTGGACAGAGTCTGCGTGTTGTGAGAGTGGGGTTCCGGTCAAATGATCATCCTGTGGTGAGGAATTATGCATTGGATCAGTTTGTAAACAAACAAGTTCAAATGGAACTGTCCTCTCCAAGAACTGAGTCTGCAAGGCAGGAATTGCTAAGGAGGAAAATCTTGGTTGAGCAAGTTGTAGAGGACCTGGAAAGGGCTCGGAGGGAGCAGAGACTAAATGAAGTACGCCAATTAGAAGTTCGTCTAAATGAAATGGCCAGAGCAAAAGCAGAGCTGGAAAGAAGCTTTGTAAATCAGCCATCTGCCTACGAGAAGCACCAACTCCATCAGAAATGGCAACAAGAATTCTTATTGAAAGCTGAAGTTGTTGCCACCACTCTCAACAGCTGTGTATCAGGAACAATTGGAGATGTGCTTACTAGATACCCAAACCATTTCACGTGCTGCATTGTAGATGAAGCAGGACAGTGTCAGGAAACTGAGACAttactccctcttctttttgggATCAGAAAGTTAGTGTTAGTAGGTGATCACCACCAGTTACCAGCCTTAGTGCTGTCACAGCTGGCTCAAAGCAAAAACCTCAAGAAGTCACTATTTGAACGACTACATCATCGCCTGGTTCTAGAGCTGCAGCGAGAGGATGTGGTGAACATGCTCAATGTGCAGTACCGCATGCACCCCCAAATAGCAGAGTGGCCAGCCTACTATTTCTATCAGAACAAACTTAGATCTGAAGTGACTCAGCCCAACACCATTTTCAATCCATACATGATGTTTGATCTCCAG ACTTCCCAGGAGCAGAGGCACCAGAATATGGAGCTCTACAACCCAGCAGAGGCATCCTTGGTGTGTTTATTACTGGAGGTGATGCAACCCCATCTTGTTGGGAAAACCATTGGGGTTATCACACCATACCAACGCCAGAAATTCCACCTGGAAGAAAAACTGAGCAGGCTGAAAGGCAAAATGAATATTTCAATTAACACAATTGATGGCTTCCAG GGTCAAGAGCGAGATGTGATCGTGCTCTCCTTTGTCCGTGCCAACAACACTGCTAGCATTGGCTTCCTGTCTCACCGGCAGAGACTGAACGTGGCCTTGACCCGTGCCAAGGAAGTTTGCTACATAATTGCTAGTTTCTCCTCTTTAGAATGCAACAGGGAGTGGAATTCACTCATAAATAATGCCAGAAAACGTAAAGTTGTTTGTACTAtaagaagtaaagaggaaaacgacAAAGCATTCATAAAGAATGCAATAACAAATAAGGCAAGTGTTTAG